The following coding sequences are from one Desulfobacterales bacterium window:
- a CDS encoding carboxymuconolactone decarboxylase family protein — MTTDLIEKTKTTAGLYFKDFQGERPFDLWRSFDKKMAKDLSLFITGQMYAREKIPHQTRQLITVAALTVLSRLEELELHIHAALNVGCTPQEIAEVIFQTAIYGGVPATNQALKTLRTVLEEKGHWPLEE, encoded by the coding sequence GTGACGACGGATTTAATCGAAAAGACAAAAACAACAGCCGGGCTTTATTTTAAAGATTTTCAAGGAGAACGGCCTTTTGATCTCTGGCGTTCATTTGACAAAAAAATGGCCAAAGATCTATCACTTTTCATCACCGGCCAAATGTATGCCCGTGAAAAGATTCCGCATCAGACCCGCCAACTCATAACCGTTGCTGCCCTGACGGTGCTCTCGCGATTGGAAGAGCTGGAGCTGCATATCCATGCGGCACTGAATGTGGGCTGTACGCCACAGGAAATTGCGGAGGTCATTTTTCAGACCGCCATTTACGGCGGGGTGCCGGCAACCAATCAGGCCTTAAAAACGCTGAGAACGGTCTTGGAGGAAAAAGGCCACTGGCCGCTTGAGGAATAG
- a CDS encoding amino acid-binding protein, which yields MSLKLKQIVVSIENAPGRLHEVTDALGGAGINLRALNLVDTGAFGQLRLLVSDVATARKILMQMQIPAYVNEVVAAEIEDKPGSLADLLKPLTQAGVSVIFMYAFITFAQGNAIMIFRFSDNDKAIEVLKANGINLLDAKSFGILENKS from the coding sequence ATGAGCTTAAAACTGAAACAAATTGTCGTCTCCATTGAAAATGCGCCTGGTCGGCTTCACGAGGTCACTGATGCGCTTGGTGGTGCCGGGATCAATTTAAGAGCATTGAATTTGGTTGATACGGGTGCTTTTGGCCAGCTGAGATTGTTGGTATCCGATGTGGCAACCGCCCGCAAGATTCTAATGCAAATGCAGATTCCGGCTTATGTCAATGAAGTCGTTGCGGCTGAAATCGAAGATAAGCCCGGCAGTCTGGCAGATCTGCTGAAACCGCTGACACAAGCAGGGGTGTCGGTCATCTTCATGTATGCCTTTATTACCTTTGCCCAGGGAAATGCCATTATGATTTTCCGATTTAGCGACAATGACAAGGCCATCGAGGTTTTAAAGGCCAATGGCATCAATTTGTTGGATGCGAAATCATTTGGAATTCTTGAAAACAAAAGCTGA
- a CDS encoding TRAP transporter small permease, which yields MFGKLLHFLDKVLTFFEEWTLFISVLVALVALFVNVVLRYGFNYSLAWSEELVREVIIYTTFIGCSAAVKARSLIKIDASVQIFPKLKVPLTFFSNFVIMIFAIMMIYYGWLIAALQVRTQQKTIIMQIPLVYLYSILPLMGVLMLIRVIQVFYEDIQEQVAKKASD from the coding sequence ATGTTTGGAAAATTGCTGCATTTCCTGGACAAAGTCTTGACCTTTTTTGAGGAATGGACGCTGTTTATCAGTGTGTTGGTGGCGTTAGTAGCCCTTTTTGTGAATGTTGTTTTGCGTTACGGCTTCAACTATTCATTGGCCTGGTCAGAAGAATTGGTGCGCGAGGTTATCATTTATACCACTTTTATCGGCTGCAGTGCCGCCGTCAAGGCTCGCTCTCTGATCAAAATCGATGCTTCCGTCCAGATTTTTCCCAAACTAAAAGTTCCTTTAACGTTTTTTAGTAATTTTGTGATCATGATTTTTGCGATCATGATGATCTACTATGGTTGGTTGATCGCAGCGCTGCAGGTTCGCACCCAGCAAAAAACCATTATCATGCAGATCCCGCTGGTCTATCTGTATTCGATCCTGCCATTGATGGGTGTACTGATGCTGATACGCGTCATTCAGGTATTTTACGAGGATATCCAAGAACAAGTGGCCAAGAAAGCTTCGGATTAA
- a CDS encoding PAS domain S-box protein: MTSRRAKNRTAKTSKRKPGNLSSAVNAKAAKTQIQKERYRVLIEDVADGFYEVDLKGNFLFFNDALCRIFGYSRRKIRKSNFREFMDEKNAKIAKEAFNRIYRTGKGVVDINWEIIRKDGQRRHLEISASLHKDNAGSPVGFRGIARDVTDKVIAQQALSESESCALELSQQSRRAEQRYRAFLSFLPIPVFVFNLDNTVSYLNPAFERVFGWRLKEVEGQKIPFVPDNFKQQTIEGIRRLHKNKVLHGFETKRLTKDGQLLDIIVDGAIFYDEQNQPAGQIVTLRDVTEEKRNARLNRALFRIARAMYQYRGLDQRLVLITKEIQDLLGVEGAMVILLDEANQEFFFREAVFEKSETGTNFKEIRYPVDKGIAGLVYRTGKPQIVHDAYKSPHFAREVDRKARYRTRNMLDVPLMLEGRMIGVLCAVNKKEGDFSQTHVEVLTTIANLVALPIENASINEELKRSYEDVKSLNRTKDRVIHHLSHELKTPVSILAASLNLLKKRLSEAAQPGWESIFDRAHRNLQRLLEMQYQLEDILREKDYKAHYMLSALLDACVDELEVLISLGLGEKDIIPKIRQHIEDSYGPRTARSEVIELGPFIKEKIKALRPKFAHRKCRLRTYVSQTAPVYVPADVLGKVVEGLVRNAVENTPDGGNISVKTRKGKIGPEFEVKDNGIGISDENLRLIFENYFTSYDTMQYSTRQPYDFKAGGKGFDLLRMKIFSERYNFNIKMTSQPCNLVDKNGHECPGNVADCTPIVDAHKCHNEGGTTVTVQFYPAERFSRKRSASKSKK, encoded by the coding sequence ATGACATCTCGCAGAGCCAAAAATCGTACCGCCAAAACGTCAAAGCGCAAGCCCGGCAATCTATCCTCGGCGGTCAATGCCAAGGCTGCGAAGACGCAAATTCAAAAAGAGCGTTATCGCGTTTTGATCGAAGATGTTGCCGACGGCTTTTACGAAGTCGATTTAAAAGGCAATTTTCTTTTTTTCAATGATGCACTCTGTCGCATATTTGGTTACTCGCGCCGCAAAATTAGAAAAAGCAATTTTCGCGAGTTTATGGATGAAAAAAACGCCAAAATTGCCAAAGAGGCCTTCAATCGAATTTATCGCACCGGCAAGGGTGTCGTTGATATCAATTGGGAAATCATTCGCAAGGATGGTCAAAGACGCCATCTGGAGATTTCCGCCAGCCTGCATAAAGACAACGCAGGATCGCCGGTTGGTTTCAGGGGCATCGCCCGAGATGTGACCGATAAAGTGATTGCCCAGCAGGCTTTGAGCGAATCCGAATCCTGCGCTCTGGAACTGTCACAGCAAAGCCGACGCGCTGAACAGCGCTATCGGGCCTTTCTCAGTTTTTTGCCCATCCCGGTTTTCGTATTTAATCTGGACAACACGGTATCTTATTTAAACCCGGCCTTTGAAAGGGTGTTTGGCTGGCGTTTGAAAGAAGTGGAAGGCCAGAAAATCCCCTTTGTCCCCGATAACTTTAAACAACAAACGATCGAGGGCATCCGCCGCCTGCACAAAAACAAGGTTCTGCATGGGTTTGAAACCAAGCGATTGACCAAAGACGGACAACTGTTGGATATCATTGTTGACGGCGCCATTTTTTATGACGAACAAAATCAGCCCGCCGGTCAGATCGTCACCCTGCGCGATGTGACCGAGGAAAAGCGCAATGCGCGTTTGAATCGGGCCCTTTTTCGGATTGCCCGGGCCATGTATCAGTATCGGGGCCTTGACCAGCGCTTAGTCCTGATTACCAAAGAAATTCAAGATCTGCTGGGTGTTGAAGGTGCCATGGTCATACTACTGGACGAAGCCAATCAGGAATTTTTCTTTCGCGAAGCCGTTTTCGAAAAATCCGAAACCGGCACCAATTTCAAAGAGATCCGCTACCCGGTGGACAAAGGCATTGCCGGACTGGTCTATCGGACCGGCAAGCCTCAAATCGTACACGATGCCTACAAAAGCCCTCATTTTGCCCGCGAGGTCGATCGCAAGGCCCGATATCGCACGCGCAACATGCTGGATGTCCCGTTGATGCTGGAAGGTCGCATGATCGGGGTGTTGTGTGCCGTCAACAAGAAAGAGGGTGATTTTAGTCAAACCCATGTTGAGGTATTGACGACCATCGCAAATTTGGTGGCTTTGCCGATTGAAAATGCCAGTATCAACGAAGAGCTCAAGCGCTCATATGAAGATGTCAAAAGCCTAAACCGCACCAAAGACCGCGTCATCCACCACCTGTCACATGAGCTAAAAACCCCGGTTTCGATCTTAGCCGCATCCTTGAATCTTTTAAAAAAGCGTCTTTCTGAAGCGGCGCAGCCGGGGTGGGAATCCATTTTTGACCGTGCCCACCGAAATTTGCAACGCCTGTTGGAAATGCAATATCAACTGGAAGACATCCTGCGCGAAAAGGACTACAAAGCCCATTATATGCTCTCTGCCTTGCTGGATGCTTGCGTGGATGAACTGGAAGTGCTGATTTCTCTGGGGCTGGGCGAAAAAGACATCATCCCCAAGATTCGCCAACACATTGAAGACAGCTATGGTCCGCGGACAGCAAGATCAGAGGTCATAGAGCTGGGGCCGTTTATCAAAGAGAAAATAAAAGCCCTGCGGCCTAAATTTGCGCATCGCAAGTGCCGTTTGAGAACCTATGTGTCGCAGACCGCACCCGTTTATGTTCCCGCGGATGTTCTCGGAAAAGTGGTGGAAGGTCTGGTACGCAACGCGGTTGAAAATACGCCCGATGGCGGGAACATATCGGTCAAAACCCGCAAAGGAAAGATCGGTCCTGAATTTGAAGTCAAAGATAATGGCATCGGTATCAGCGATGAAAATTTGAGATTGATTTTCGAGAATTATTTTACCTCATATGATACCATGCAATACTCCACCCGACAGCCCTATGATTTTAAAGCCGGCGGCAAAGGCTTTGATTTGCTGCGCATGAAGATTTTTTCGGAAAGGTATAACTTCAACATTAAGATGACATCTCAGCCGTGTAATTTGGTGGATAAAAATGGGCATGAATGCCCGGGCAATGTGGCTGACTGCACGCCTATTGTTGATGCCCATAAATGTCATAATGAAGGCGGAACAACGGTGACGGTACAATTTTATCCGGCCGAGCGATTCAGTAGAAAAAGATCAGCTAGTAAAAGCAAAAAGTAA
- a CDS encoding CoA-transferase, whose amino-acid sequence MSYTLPELMVTAAAREIADGEVVFVGMRLPLLGFLLAKSTHAPESVGIYELGIVRDTLAPEPILTMGDLPNLYRARWLADTADMMGLLQQGQVDVSFIGGAQIDRYGNLNTSYIGGVENVTTRLPGSGGACDLASLAQRHIIIMNHQKRRFMPQVDYITSPGFGTGAGWRRRVGLPRGGPATVITTMGILRFDSQSREMTLASVHPGVSVNAVRDNTGWPLQIAENLVQTPEPTEKELEMLQRFDPQKYWTSDSS is encoded by the coding sequence ATGTCTTACACATTACCCGAACTAATGGTCACCGCGGCGGCGCGTGAAATTGCTGACGGTGAAGTGGTTTTTGTCGGTATGCGTCTGCCGTTGCTCGGTTTTCTGTTGGCCAAAAGCACGCATGCGCCCGAGTCCGTAGGGATCTACGAATTAGGGATCGTGCGCGATACGCTGGCACCCGAGCCCATCTTAACAATGGGGGATTTACCCAATCTCTATCGAGCGCGGTGGCTGGCTGATACGGCCGATATGATGGGGCTGTTGCAGCAGGGTCAGGTAGATGTTAGTTTTATCGGCGGTGCCCAGATAGATCGATACGGCAACCTGAATACCAGTTATATTGGCGGTGTGGAAAATGTTACTACCCGCCTGCCGGGGAGCGGTGGTGCCTGTGATCTGGCCAGCCTGGCGCAACGACACATCATTATCATGAACCATCAAAAGCGCCGCTTTATGCCCCAGGTCGATTACATCACCTCACCCGGCTTTGGAACCGGCGCTGGCTGGCGACGCCGGGTTGGGCTGCCGCGAGGTGGGCCGGCGACGGTGATCACCACAATGGGTATTTTACGATTTGATTCTCAAAGCCGTGAAATGACACTTGCTTCCGTTCATCCAGGCGTCAGCGTGAACGCAGTCCGCGACAACACGGGATGGCCGCTGCAGATTGCTGAGAATTTGGTGCAAACACCCGAGCCAACTGAAAAGGAATTGGAGATGCTGCAGCGTTTTGATCCTCAAAAATATTGGACATCCGATTCCAGCTAA
- a CDS encoding TRAP transporter substrate-binding protein — MHLKRFTFCATLFLVVFGLLISPALAKGPSLDKWKPAFDPSGAKYKFIVSNVSHPVLKGVYTGFAIRDELWKRTNGQMYLDYKPFSMLGGEVEVLNQLQMGAIQGMAVSSVASTNLGPRFGIVNLPFLVDSFDKLEKFVNSGKLFDHFLMAMDHQGIMAVDIASYGNYGWATTVPVKTIADAKKVKFRIAEAAVNKLSYKAWGFNPVVMPWPDVPVALKQGVITGLDHTLTVCSITKKFEVAKYYTELNYAQGLFIWLFNKAWFNSLPADLQKTLVETVRDMCAEARMAAKAQELEQRKAAMGKGIEFFQLSDKEMMTLKNQADSVHQKFAPEINKLQSGDKYRPDNFLMEVQKYMGYTK, encoded by the coding sequence ATGCATTTAAAAAGATTCACATTCTGCGCGACGCTATTTCTAGTTGTTTTTGGTTTGCTTATCAGCCCGGCCCTTGCCAAAGGACCCTCCCTGGATAAATGGAAACCCGCCTTCGATCCATCAGGTGCCAAATATAAGTTTATCGTTTCAAATGTTTCCCATCCGGTTTTAAAGGGCGTTTACACCGGATTTGCCATTCGGGATGAATTGTGGAAACGAACCAATGGCCAGATGTATCTGGATTATAAACCCTTCTCCATGCTGGGGGGCGAAGTTGAGGTTCTCAACCAGCTGCAAATGGGTGCAATTCAGGGTATGGCCGTCAGCTCGGTGGCCTCCACCAATCTGGGCCCCCGATTTGGTATCGTCAACCTGCCGTTTTTGGTTGATTCTTTTGATAAACTCGAAAAATTCGTCAACAGCGGAAAACTTTTTGACCATTTCCTGATGGCCATGGATCATCAGGGAATTATGGCAGTCGATATTGCCAGTTATGGTAATTACGGCTGGGCCACGACAGTGCCGGTCAAAACCATTGCCGATGCCAAGAAGGTCAAATTCCGCATCGCCGAAGCCGCAGTTAACAAGCTGTCCTACAAGGCATGGGGTTTTAACCCGGTCGTGATGCCCTGGCCGGATGTTCCGGTGGCCTTGAAGCAAGGTGTTATCACCGGCTTGGATCATACCCTCACCGTGTGCAGCATCACCAAGAAATTCGAGGTGGCCAAGTACTATACCGAATTAAACTATGCCCAGGGCCTGTTTATCTGGTTGTTTAACAAGGCCTGGTTCAACAGCTTGCCGGCTGACCTGCAGAAAACCCTGGTTGAGACGGTCCGCGACATGTGTGCCGAGGCGCGCATGGCAGCCAAGGCACAGGAATTGGAGCAACGCAAAGCCGCTATGGGCAAAGGCATCGAGTTTTTTCAACTCTCTGACAAGGAGATGATGACCCTCAAAAATCAGGCCGATTCAGTGCATCAGAAATTTGCGCCTGAAATTAACAAACTTCAATCCGGCGATAAGTATCGCCCGGATAATTTCCTGATGGAAGTCCAAAAATACATGGGCTATACAAAATAG
- a CDS encoding acyl-CoA dehydrogenase family protein, translating to MDFSLPEELEILRNTVRDFASEKIAPFADEWDEKHYFPYEEAVKPMGELGLFGTVISEAYGGSEMGWLAAMIITEEIARASSSLRVQVNMQALGCAYTIETYGSEELKQKYIPKLVSAEYMGGFAMTEPDAGSDVMAIKSRAEDKGDHWLLNGSKTWISNADVGDVMIYYAYTDRDAGSKGLSAFVVELKNFNDVRTTALDKLGSRSSPTGEIYLTDTKVPKENILGKPGDGAKILFGSLNQTRLSAAAGGVGVAQACLDETIKYATERKQFGKPIGDYQMNQDMIAQMSTEIEAARLLVYKAAWAKDQGRLNNGLDVAQAKYAAGEVANKCALYAMRILGAYGYSTEYSVARFFRDAPTYAMVEGSANICKWIIALDQLGIRKANR from the coding sequence ATGGATTTTAGTTTGCCGGAAGAACTTGAAATTTTGAGAAATACGGTGCGTGATTTTGCTAGCGAAAAAATTGCGCCCTTTGCCGATGAGTGGGATGAAAAGCATTATTTTCCCTACGAGGAAGCTGTCAAACCCATGGGTGAACTCGGTCTTTTTGGCACCGTTATTTCTGAGGCCTATGGTGGATCCGAAATGGGCTGGCTGGCCGCCATGATCATTACAGAGGAAATTGCGCGGGCATCAAGCTCCCTGCGGGTACAGGTAAATATGCAGGCCTTGGGTTGCGCCTATACCATTGAAACTTACGGCAGCGAGGAACTAAAGCAAAAATATATCCCCAAGCTGGTCAGCGCCGAATACATGGGCGGCTTTGCCATGACCGAACCGGATGCCGGATCGGATGTGATGGCTATCAAGTCCCGTGCCGAAGACAAGGGTGATCACTGGCTTTTGAATGGATCCAAGACCTGGATTTCGAACGCCGATGTGGGTGATGTGATGATTTATTATGCCTACACGGATCGTGATGCCGGCTCTAAAGGGCTATCGGCTTTTGTAGTTGAGCTGAAGAATTTTAACGACGTGCGCACAACGGCCCTGGATAAGCTGGGATCGCGCTCTTCACCGACCGGAGAAATCTATCTGACCGATACCAAAGTGCCCAAGGAAAATATCCTTGGCAAACCCGGTGATGGCGCCAAAATCCTATTCGGATCCTTAAATCAAACCCGTCTTTCGGCAGCTGCCGGTGGCGTGGGCGTAGCGCAGGCCTGTTTGGATGAAACCATTAAGTATGCTACCGAACGCAAGCAGTTTGGCAAGCCGATCGGCGACTATCAAATGAACCAGGATATGATTGCCCAGATGTCCACCGAAATTGAAGCCGCGCGTTTGCTGGTTTACAAAGCAGCCTGGGCAAAGGATCAGGGCCGCTTAAACAACGGTCTGGATGTGGCTCAGGCCAAATACGCAGCCGGTGAGGTGGCCAACAAATGTGCCCTTTACGCCATGCGGATTTTAGGCGCCTATGGTTACTCAACCGAATATTCGGTAGCGCGCTTTTTCCGGGATGCGCCCACATATGCCATGGTGGAAGGCTCCGCCAATATTTGCAAATGGATTATCGCCTTGGATCAGTTGGGCATCCGCAAAGCAAATAGGTAA
- a CDS encoding electron transfer flavoprotein subunit alpha/FixB family protein, which translates to MAQGVFAITEQRDGELRKVSFEVVSEGRRVADGLGAELTAVVLGSGIDGLAEELKKYGPDKILVADDAGLADYTTDAYSNVLADLIQAADPAVIIAGASAQGKDLAGRLAAKLDAGVAMDCVNVQLDNGNLTCTRPMFGGKINADVEIQGDCQIVAIRPNVMDIAEAAKDSAVEKPAVQLGEVKTTIVDKKMDTSDKVELTEADIIVSGGRGTGGDYAGIEALADALGAAVGASRSAVDEGWRPHSDQVGQTGKTVSPTLYVACGISGAIQHLAGMSTSKYIVAINKDEEAPIFSKADFGIVGDLFEVIPAITEEVKKVKG; encoded by the coding sequence ATGGCACAAGGTGTTTTTGCGATAACAGAGCAAAGAGACGGAGAACTTCGAAAAGTTAGCTTTGAGGTTGTCAGCGAAGGGCGGCGGGTGGCCGATGGTTTAGGGGCCGAGCTGACAGCTGTCGTGCTGGGATCCGGTATCGACGGCCTTGCCGAAGAGCTCAAAAAATACGGTCCGGATAAGATTCTGGTTGCTGATGACGCCGGTCTGGCGGATTATACCACCGATGCTTACAGCAACGTACTGGCAGATTTGATTCAAGCTGCAGATCCGGCTGTTATTATAGCGGGCGCATCAGCACAGGGTAAGGATCTGGCCGGACGCCTGGCAGCGAAACTGGATGCGGGTGTGGCCATGGATTGTGTCAACGTCCAGCTTGATAATGGCAATTTAACCTGCACGCGGCCCATGTTTGGCGGCAAAATTAATGCCGATGTCGAGATCCAAGGCGATTGCCAAATCGTCGCCATTCGACCCAATGTGATGGACATTGCCGAAGCGGCCAAAGACAGCGCCGTTGAAAAACCGGCTGTGCAGCTCGGTGAGGTCAAAACCACGATCGTTGATAAGAAAATGGATACCAGCGATAAGGTTGAGCTGACGGAAGCCGATATTATTGTTTCCGGTGGGCGCGGTACCGGCGGTGACTATGCGGGCATTGAAGCGCTGGCTGATGCGCTGGGTGCTGCTGTCGGGGCTTCGCGCTCAGCGGTTGATGAGGGCTGGCGCCCGCACAGTGACCAGGTGGGCCAGACCGGAAAAACGGTATCGCCGACATTGTATGTTGCCTGCGGTATTTCAGGCGCCATCCAGCATCTGGCCGGTATGTCGACTTCCAAGTATATTGTGGCCATCAATAAGGACGAGGAAGCACCGATATTTTCAAAAGCTGATTTTGGTATTGTTGGCGATCTGTTTGAAGTTATCCCGGCGATCACCGAGGAAGTTAAGAAGGTTAAGGGTTAG
- a CDS encoding electron transfer flavoprotein subunit beta/FixA family protein, with translation MDIVVLVKQVPDTESLVQIADDGVSIKTQDIKWIMNPYDELAVEAALQFKEAQGGTVTILSLGQEKAIETIRTALAMGADQGVHINDPAAEGSDSLATAKLLAAALKDIPYDLIIAGHRAVDEDNYQVASAVAELLGIPQVSMVNKVELADGKIICDRTIEGGTVVVEAALPALFTTQRGLNEPRYASLPGIMKAKKKPVDVKSVADLGLDAAQVGAANRKVKVKAMSLPPERQAVKMIEGEAAGDKAAALVKVLHEETKII, from the coding sequence ATGGACATAGTTGTTTTGGTAAAACAGGTGCCGGACACCGAATCTCTGGTGCAGATTGCAGATGATGGGGTTTCCATTAAAACCCAGGATATCAAGTGGATTATGAACCCTTATGATGAGCTCGCGGTTGAAGCCGCCCTGCAATTCAAAGAAGCCCAAGGGGGCACGGTGACCATTTTGTCTCTGGGTCAGGAAAAAGCCATCGAAACCATCCGTACGGCGCTGGCCATGGGAGCCGACCAGGGTGTGCACATCAATGATCCTGCCGCCGAAGGCAGTGATTCGCTGGCCACTGCCAAATTGCTGGCGGCAGCGTTGAAGGATATCCCTTACGATTTGATCATTGCTGGTCATCGGGCCGTGGATGAAGACAACTATCAGGTCGCATCGGCTGTTGCCGAACTGCTGGGCATCCCGCAGGTATCCATGGTCAACAAAGTCGAGCTTGCCGATGGTAAAATTATCTGTGATCGTACGATTGAAGGCGGCACTGTTGTCGTGGAGGCCGCATTGCCGGCCCTGTTCACCACCCAGCGGGGGCTCAATGAGCCGCGCTATGCATCTTTGCCGGGTATCATGAAAGCCAAGAAAAAACCCGTGGATGTCAAATCAGTTGCCGATCTGGGTCTAGACGCTGCTCAGGTGGGAGCTGCCAATCGAAAAGTAAAGGTCAAGGCGATGAGTTTGCCGCCTGAAAGGCAGGCCGTAAAAATGATCGAGGGCGAAGCCGCAGGCGATAAGGCAGCAGCGCTGGTAAAAGTCTTACACGAAGAAACCAAAATTATTTAG
- a CDS encoding response regulator, with protein MSGDESLLKGKHILAVDDEEDILETIADLLDESDIDTARDYESASQKIKKGRYDLAILDIMGVNGLKLLEEAVDRGIPTVMLTAHAVSRETLMESIQKGAISYLPKEKLSELDELLDSILGAYQRGEPPWKLLFEKLGDYFDRRFGPDWKEKDREFWSEFSRNYSIGKGIQERLKHDKNIRDKGI; from the coding sequence ATGTCTGGTGACGAATCTTTACTCAAAGGCAAGCATATTCTGGCCGTGGATGATGAAGAGGATATCCTGGAAACCATCGCGGATTTGCTGGATGAGTCGGACATCGATACGGCACGGGATTATGAGAGTGCGTCGCAAAAAATAAAAAAGGGGCGCTATGACCTGGCCATTTTGGATATTATGGGAGTTAATGGGCTTAAGCTGCTCGAGGAGGCTGTTGATCGTGGCATCCCAACGGTCATGCTTACGGCCCATGCGGTCAGTCGGGAAACCTTGATGGAATCCATTCAAAAGGGAGCCATTTCCTATCTGCCCAAGGAAAAGCTGTCTGAGCTCGATGAGCTGCTGGATTCGATTCTGGGAGCTTATCAGCGCGGTGAACCGCCCTGGAAACTGCTTTTTGAAAAACTGGGTGACTATTTTGACCGCCGCTTCGGCCCCGATTGGAAGGAAAAGGATCGGGAGTTCTGGTCGGAATTCAGCCGCAACTATTCCATCGGTAAAGGGATCCAGGAGCGTCTCAAGCATGATAAAAATATTCGTGACAAGGGAATCTAA
- a CDS encoding TRAP transporter large permease, with protein METSHIIILAILLGCMATYIPVFMCLFFTAVLGFLFFTDLPILLLAQTIFRSMDNFALVVVLFFILCGNIMTAGTIVEKLIKVANAVVSWLPGGLGMAGVLACGLFGAISGSTVATVVALGGFMIPALIDNGYPQKYTLGVMTTSPNLGVIIPPSIGMILYSMISNVSLEGLFLTGFLPGILIMFGVCIYTYFVFRKKKEIVRNPIPKPLELFAVFKEGFWSLMLPVIIFGGIFSGAFTANEAAVVACVYAFIVELFIHRSMKFSDVKKVTVSSAVTSATLLIIVAGATCFGRLLTLENIPGKITETVLAAIESPYMFLLAMNTLLLFVGMFMDIISATMILGPVFLPMLDAFNISWMHFGLILTVNLAIGYCTPPMGVSLYITGAIANKDLIYITKAVIPFIIIQMIVLFIITYIPDVVLWLPRVMGFLE; from the coding sequence ATGGAAACCAGTCACATCATCATCCTGGCCATTCTGCTAGGATGCATGGCGACCTATATTCCCGTCTTTATGTGTCTGTTTTTTACCGCTGTTTTAGGCTTTTTATTTTTCACCGACTTGCCCATTCTCCTTTTGGCCCAAACCATTTTCCGCAGTATGGACAACTTTGCCCTAGTGGTGGTGCTATTTTTTATCCTATGCGGCAATATCATGACAGCCGGCACCATTGTTGAAAAGTTGATCAAAGTGGCCAATGCGGTGGTCAGTTGGCTACCGGGCGGCCTGGGGATGGCAGGGGTGCTGGCCTGTGGGCTGTTTGGCGCTATTTCTGGTTCCACGGTAGCTACTGTGGTGGCCCTGGGTGGCTTTATGATCCCGGCGTTGATCGACAACGGATATCCGCAAAAATATACCCTGGGGGTCATGACCACCTCACCCAATCTGGGCGTGATCATCCCGCCCAGTATCGGGATGATTCTGTACAGCATGATCAGCAATGTATCCCTTGAAGGTCTTTTTTTAACCGGGTTTTTACCGGGCATTTTGATTATGTTCGGTGTTTGCATTTACACTTATTTTGTCTTTCGCAAGAAAAAAGAAATTGTTCGCAACCCCATACCCAAACCTTTAGAGCTTTTCGCTGTTTTTAAAGAAGGCTTTTGGTCCTTGATGCTGCCGGTTATTATTTTTGGCGGCATTTTTTCCGGCGCGTTTACCGCCAACGAAGCCGCGGTGGTGGCCTGCGTGTATGCTTTTATCGTGGAGCTGTTTATTCACCGCTCGATGAAATTTTCAGATGTTAAAAAAGTAACCGTCAGCTCTGCAGTCACCTCTGCCACCTTGTTGATCATTGTTGCCGGTGCCACCTGTTTTGGCCGTCTGCTGACCCTGGAAAATATTCCGGGCAAAATCACCGAAACCGTATTGGCCGCCATCGAATCACCTTACATGTTCCTTTTGGCCATGAACACCCTGCTGCTGTTTGTGGGTATGTTCATGGATATCATTTCGGCAACCATGATCCTGGGGCCGGTGTTTCTGCCGATGCTCGATGCCTTTAACATCAGCTGGATGCATTTTGGTCTGATCCTGACGGTTAACCTGGCCATCGGATACTGCACGCCGCCGATGGGGGTCAGTCTTTACATCACCGGTGCGATTGCCAACAAGGATTTAATATATATCACCAAAGCGGTGATTCCATTTATCATCATTCAGATGATCGTGCTGTTTATCATCACTTACATTCCGGATGTTGTCTTGTGGCTGCCCAGAGTAATGGGATTTCTGGAGTAG